A region from the Sorex araneus isolate mSorAra2 chromosome 6, mSorAra2.pri, whole genome shotgun sequence genome encodes:
- the LOC129405859 gene encoding ubiquitin carboxyl-terminal hydrolase 17-like protein 6, translated as MAHAESRSSKNAEVCSATALQSPAPTSQVGLAPPGQGQGRAGAKALPPQGKMGRAVGAGLRNVGNSCYVNAALQCLTYTPALASWAASGLHGGAHGQRPCCRSCGVRAHIGRARRHPGEVLAPCPSLLAGFHRERQEDAHEFLMFTLDAMQQGCPQDGGREPADIPGIFGGRWRSQVQCLRCLAVSDTFEPYLDVALDVGAAPSVAQALRELVRPERLEGEDAYLCGTCGQKTPATKTLTLHAASRVLMLVLKRFCQGGDAKLAGHVSYPECLDVGGCTSERQEGPLAYVLYAVLVHTGWSSHGGHYLCYVRAGDGQWYQMDDARVSACDASRVLSQQAYVLFYAQKAEWERVGGDWGWAGPEGPGCGASAMPRERPGRPARDREPSVSGHLEPCEDSSAISLDCWRRLQEQSRPKPPPGLRRTVAALPANAVVIHRSRHSHGAPWEQPEPRKAAPETCATAAKRKSRKGQKSLRVLHSLQLPRGPRL; from the coding sequence ATGGCACACGCCGAATCCCGGAGCAGCAAGAACGCTGAAGTCTGCAGCGCCACGGCCCTACAGTCACCAGCCCCGACGTCCCAGGTGGGTCTGGCTCccccgggccagggccagggccgggctggcgcCAAGGCTCTCCCTCCCCAGGGGAAGATGGGGCGTGCCGTGGGAGCCGGGCTGCGGAACGTCGGGAACAGCTGCTACGTGAACGCCGCCCTGCAGTGTCTGACCTACACCCCGGCCCTGGCCAGCTGGGCAGCGTCCGGGCTTCATGGCGGCGCCCACGGCCAGCGGCCCTGCTGCAGGTCGTGCGGCGTGCGGGCGCACATCGGCCGGGCCCGGcgccaccccggggaggtccTCGCGCCGTGCCCCTCGCTGCTGGCCGGATTCCACAGGGAGCGGCAGGAAGACGCGCACGAGTTCCTCATGTTCACGCTGGACGCCATGCAGCAAGGCTGCCCGCAGGACGGCGGGCGGGAGCCGGCCGACATCCCGGGCATCTTTGGAGGCCGCTGGCGGTCCCAGGTGCAGTGTCTGCGCTGCCTGGCCGTCTCCGACACCTTTGAACCTTACCTGGACGTGGCGCTGGACGTGGGAGCGGCGCCGAGCGTGGCCCAAGCCCTGCGAGAGCTGGTGAGGCCCGAGAGACTGGAGGGGGAGGACGCCTACCTGTGCGGCACCTGCGGCCAGAAGACGCCCGCCACCAAGACGCTGACCCTGCACGCGGCCTCGCGGGTCCTGATGCTGGTGCTGAAGAGGTTCTGCCAGGGCGGCGACGCCAAGCTGGCTGGGCACGTGAGCTACCCCGAGTGCCTGGACGTGGGCGGCTGCACGTCGGAGCGCCAGGAGGGGCCTCTCGCGTACGTGCTCTACGCCGTCCTGGTGCACACGGGCTGGAGCTCTCACGGTGGCCACTACCTGTGCTACGTCAGAGCGGGGGACGGCCAGTGGTACCAGATGGACGACGCCAGGGTCAGCGCCTGCGACGCGTCCCGCGTCCTCAGCCAGCAGGCCTACGTCCTCTTCTACGCGCAGAAGGCCGAGTGGGAGAGAGTCGGCGGCGACTGGGGCTGGGCCGGCCCGGAGGGGCCAGGCTGCGGGGCCTCGGCGATGCCCAGGGAGCGGCCGGGCCGTCCTGCCAGGGACCGCGAGCCCTCGGTGTCTGGCCACCTCGAGCCTTGCGAGGACTCTTCTGCCATCAGCCTGGACTGCTGGAGGCGGCTGCAGGAGCAGAGCCGGCCCAAGCCGCCGCCCGGCCTCAGGAGGACGGTTGCCGCCCTGCCCGCCAACGCAGTGGTCATCCACCGCTCCAGACACAGCCACGGGGCGCCCTGGGAGCAGCCTGAGCCCCGGAAAGCTGCCCCAGAAACGTGTGCCACGGCCGCcaagaggaagagcaggaaagGCCAGAAAAGCCTGCGGGTCCTGCACAGCCTTCAGCTCCCACGGGGGCCCCGCCTCTGA
- the LOC129405860 gene encoding ubiquitin carboxyl-terminal hydrolase 17-like protein 6: MAHAESRSSKNAEVCSATALQSPAPTSQVGLAPPGQGQGRAGAKALPPQGKMGRAVGAGLRNVGNSCYVNAALQCLTYTPALASWAASGLHGGAHGQRPCCRSCGVRVHIGRARHHPGEVLAPCPSLLAGFHRERQEDAHEFLMFTLDAMQQGCPQDGGREPADIPGIFGGRWRSQVQCLRCLAVSDTFEPYLDVALDVGAAPSVAQALRELVRPERLEGEDAYLCGTCGQKTPATKTLTLHAASRVLMLVLKRFCQGGDAKLAGHVSYPECLDVGGCTSERQEGPLTYVLYAVLVHTGWSSHGGHYLCYVRAGDGQWYQMDDARVSACDASRVLSQQAYVLFYAQKAEWERVGGDWGWAGPEGPGCGASAMPRERPGRPARDREPSVSGHLEPCEDSSAISLDCWRRLQEQSRPKPPPGLRRTVAALPANAVVIHRSRHSHGAPWEQPEPRKAAPETCATAAKRKSRKGQKSLRVLHSLQLPRGPRL; encoded by the coding sequence ATGGCACACGCCGAATCCCGGAGCAGCAAGAACGCTGAAGTCTGCAGCGCCACGGCCCTACAGTCGCCGGCCCCGACGTCCCAGGTGGGTCTGGCTCccccgggccagggccaggggcggGCTGGCGCCAAGGCTCTCCCTCCCCAGGGGAAGATGGGGCGTGCCGTGGGAGCCGGGCTGCGGAACGTCGGGAACAGCTGCTACGTGAACGCCGCCCTGCAGTGTCTGACCTACACCCCGGCCCTGGCCAGCTGGGCAGCGTCCGGGCTTCATGGCGGCGCCCACGGCCAGCGGCCCTGCTGCAGGTCGTGCGGCGTGCGGGTGCACATCGGCCGGGCCCGGCACCACCCCGGGGAGGTCCTCGCGCCGTGCCCCTCGCTGCTGGCCGGATTCCACAGGGAGCGGCAGGAAGACGCGCACGAGTTCCTCATGTTCACGCTGGACGCCATGCAGCAAGGCTGCCCGCAGGACGGCGGGCGGGAGCCGGCCGACATCCCGGGCATCTTTGGAGGCCGCTGGCGGTCCCAGGTGCAGTGTCTGCGCTGCCTGGCCGTCTCCGACACCTTTGAACCTTACCTGGACGTGGCGCTGGACGTGGGAGCGGCGCCGAGCGTGGCCCAAGCCCTGCGAGAGCTGGTGAGGCCCGAGAGACTGGAGGGGGAGGACGCCTACCTGTGCGGCACCTGCGGCCAGAAGACGCCCGCCACCAAGACGCTGACCCTGCACGCGGCCTCGCGGGTCCTGATGCTGGTGCTGAAGAGGTTCTGCCAGGGCGGCGACGCCAAGCTGGCTGGGCACGTGAGCTACCCCGAGTGCCTGGACGTGGGCGGCTGCACGTCGGAGCGCCAGGAGGGGCCTCTCACGTACGTGCTCTACGCCGTCCTGGTGCACACGGGCTGGAGCTCTCACGGTGGCCACTACCTGTGCTACGTCAGAGCGGGGGACGGCCAGTGGTACCAGATGGACGACGCCAGGGTCAGCGCCTGCGACGCGTCCCGCGTCCTCAGCCAGCAGGCCTACGTCCTCTTCTACGCGCAGAAGGCCGAGTGGGAGAGAGTCGGCGGCGACTGGGGCTGGGCCGGCCCGGAGGGGCCAGGCTGCGGGGCCTCGGCGATGCCCAGGGAGCGGCCGGGCCGTCCTGCCAGGGACCGCGAGCCCTCGGTGTCTGGCCACCTCGAGCCTTGCGAGGACTCTTCTGCCATCAGCCTGGACTGCTGGAGGCGGCTGCAGGAGCAGAGCCGGCCCAAGCCGCCGCCCGGCCTCAGGAGGACGGTTGCCGCCCTGCCCGCCAACGCAGTGGTCATCCACCGCTCCAGACACAGCCACGGGGCGCCCTGGGAGCAGCCTGAGCCCCGGAAAGCTGCCCCAGAAACGTGTGCCACGGCCGCcaagaggaagagcaggaaagGCCAGAAAAGCCTGCGGGTCCTGCACAGCCTTCAGCTCCCACGGGGGCCCCGCCTCTGA
- the LOC129405861 gene encoding ubiquitin carboxyl-terminal hydrolase 17-like protein 6, with amino-acid sequence MAHAESRSSKNAEVCSATALQSPAPTSQVGLAPPGQGQGRAGAKALPPQGKMGRAVGAGLRNVGNSCYVNAALQCLTYTPALASWAASGLHGGAHGQRPCCRSCGVRAHIGRARRHPGEVLAPCPSLLAGFHRERQEDAHEFLMFTLDAMQQGCPQDGGREPADIPGIFGGRWRSQVQCLRCLAVSDTFEPYLDVALDVGAAPSVAQALRELVRPERLEGEDAYLCGTCGQKTPATKTLTLHAASRVLMLVLKRFCQGGDAKLAGHVSYPECLDVGGCTSERQEGPLAYVLYAVLVHTGWSSHGGHYLCYVRAGDGQWYQMDDARVSACDASRVLSQQAYVLFYAQKAEWERVGGDWGWAGPEGPGCGASAMPRERPGRPARDREPSVSGHLEPCEDSSAISLDCWRRLQEQSRPKPPPGLRRTVAALPANAVVIHRSRHSHGAPWEQPEPQKAAPETCATAAKRKSRKGQKSLRVLHSLQLPRGPRL; translated from the coding sequence ATGGCACACGCCGAATCCCGGAGCAGCAAGAACGCTGAAGTCTGCAGCGCCACGGCCCTACAGTCACCAGCCCCGACGTCCCAGGTGGGTCTGGCTCccccgggccagggccagggccgggctggcgcCAAGGCTCTCCCTCCCCAGGGGAAGATGGGGCGTGCCGTGGGAGCCGGGCTGCGGAACGTCGGGAACAGCTGCTACGTGAACGCCGCCCTGCAGTGTCTGACCTACACCCCGGCCCTGGCCAGCTGGGCAGCGTCCGGGCTTCATGGCGGCGCCCACGGCCAGCGGCCCTGCTGCAGGTCGTGCGGCGTGCGGGCGCACATCGGCCGGGCCCGGcgccaccccggggaggtccTCGCGCCGTGCCCCTCGCTGCTGGCCGGATTCCACAGGGAGCGGCAGGAAGACGCGCACGAGTTCCTCATGTTCACGCTGGACGCCATGCAGCAAGGCTGCCCGCAGGACGGCGGGCGGGAGCCGGCCGACATCCCGGGCATCTTTGGAGGCCGCTGGCGGTCCCAGGTGCAGTGTCTGCGCTGCCTGGCCGTCTCCGACACCTTTGAACCTTACCTGGACGTGGCGCTGGACGTGGGAGCGGCGCCGAGCGTGGCCCAAGCCCTGCGAGAGCTGGTGAGGCCCGAGAGACTGGAGGGGGAGGACGCCTACCTGTGCGGCACCTGCGGCCAGAAGACGCCCGCCACCAAGACGCTGACCCTGCACGCGGCCTCGCGGGTCCTGATGCTGGTGCTGAAGAGGTTCTGCCAGGGCGGCGACGCCAAGCTGGCTGGGCACGTGAGCTACCCCGAGTGCCTGGACGTGGGCGGCTGCACGTCGGAGCGCCAGGAGGGGCCTCTCGCGTACGTGCTCTACGCCGTCCTGGTGCACACGGGCTGGAGCTCTCACGGTGGCCACTACCTGTGCTACGTCAGAGCGGGGGACGGCCAGTGGTACCAGATGGACGACGCCAGGGTCAGCGCCTGCGACGCGTCCCGCGTCCTCAGCCAGCAGGCCTACGTCCTCTTCTACGCGCAGAAGGCCGAGTGGGAGAGAGTCGGCGGCGACTGGGGCTGGGCCGGCCCGGAGGGGCCAGGCTGCGGGGCCTCGGCGATGCCCAGGGAGCGGCCGGGCCGTCCTGCCAGGGACCGCGAGCCCTCGGTGTCTGGCCACCTCGAGCCTTGCGAGGACTCTTCTGCCATCAGCCTGGACTGCTGGAGGCGGCTGCAGGAGCAGAGCCGGCCCAAGCCGCCGCCCGGCCTCAGGAGGACGGTTGCCGCCCTGCCCGCCAACGCAGTGGTCATCCACCGCTCCAGACACAGCCACGGGGCGCCCTGGGAGCAGCCTGAGCCCCAGAAAGCTGCCCCAGAAACGTGTGCCACGGCCGCcaagaggaagagcaggaaagGCCAGAAAAGCCTGCGGGTCCTGCACAGCCTTCAGCTCCCACGGGGGCCCCGCCTCTGA
- the LOC129405862 gene encoding ubiquitin carboxyl-terminal hydrolase 17-like protein 6 yields MAHAESRSSKNAEVCSATALQSPAPTSQVGLAPPGQGQGRAGAKALPPQGKMGRAVGAGLRNVGNSCYVNAALQCLTYTPALASWAASGLHGGAHGQRPCCRSCGVRVHIGRARRHPGEVLAPCPSLLAGFHRERQEDAHEFLMFTLDAMQQGCPQDGGREPADIPGIFGGRWRSQVQCLRCLAVSDTFEPYLDVALDVGAAPSVAQALRELVRPERLEGEDAYLCGTCGQKTPATKTLTLHAASRVLMLVLKRFCQGGDAKLAGHVSYPECLDVGGCTSERQEGPLTYVLYAVLVHTGWSSHGGHYLCYVRAGDGQWYQMDDARVSACDASRVLSQQAYVLFYAQKAEWERVGGDWGWAGPEGPGCGASAMPRERPGRPARDREPSVSGHLEPCEDSSAISLDCWRRLQEQSRPKPPPGLRRTVAALPANAVVIHRSRHSHGAPWEQPEPRKAAPETCATAAKRKSRKGQKSLRVLHSLQLPRGPRL; encoded by the coding sequence ATGGCACACGCCGAATCCCGGAGCAGCAAGAACGCTGAAGTCTGCAGCGCCACGGCCCTACAGTCGCCGGCCCCGACGTCCCAGGTGGGTCTGGCTCccccgggccagggccaggggcggGCTGGCGCCAAGGCTCTCCCTCCCCAGGGGAAGATGGGGCGTGCCGTGGGAGCCGGGCTGCGGAACGTCGGGAACAGCTGCTACGTGAACGCCGCCCTGCAGTGTCTGACCTACACCCCGGCCCTGGCCAGCTGGGCAGCGTCCGGGCTTCATGGCGGCGCCCACGGCCAGCGGCCCTGCTGCAGGTCGTGCGGCGTGCGGGTGCACATCGGCCGGGCCCGGcgccaccccggggaggtccTCGCGCCGTGCCCCTCGCTGCTGGCCGGATTCCACAGGGAGCGGCAGGAAGACGCGCACGAGTTCCTCATGTTCACGCTGGACGCCATGCAGCAAGGCTGCCCGCAGGACGGCGGGCGGGAGCCGGCCGACATCCCGGGCATCTTTGGAGGCCGCTGGCGGTCCCAGGTGCAGTGTCTGCGCTGCCTGGCCGTCTCCGACACCTTTGAACCTTACCTGGACGTGGCGCTGGACGTGGGAGCGGCGCCGAGCGTGGCCCAAGCCCTGCGAGAGCTGGTGAGGCCCGAGAGACTGGAGGGGGAGGACGCCTACCTGTGCGGCACCTGCGGCCAGAAGACGCCCGCCACCAAGACGCTGACCCTGCACGCGGCCTCGCGGGTCCTGATGCTGGTGCTGAAGAGGTTCTGCCAGGGCGGCGACGCCAAGCTGGCTGGGCACGTGAGCTACCCCGAGTGCCTGGACGTGGGCGGCTGCACGTCGGAGCGCCAGGAGGGGCCTCTCACGTACGTGCTCTACGCCGTCCTGGTGCACACGGGCTGGAGCTCTCACGGTGGCCACTACCTGTGCTACGTCAGAGCGGGGGACGGCCAGTGGTACCAGATGGACGACGCCAGGGTCAGCGCCTGCGACGCGTCCCGCGTCCTCAGCCAGCAGGCCTACGTCCTCTTCTACGCGCAGAAGGCCGAGTGGGAGAGAGTCGGCGGCGACTGGGGCTGGGCCGGCCCGGAGGGGCCAGGCTGCGGGGCCTCGGCGATGCCCAGGGAGCGGCCGGGCCGTCCTGCCAGGGACCGCGAGCCCTCGGTGTCTGGCCACCTCGAGCCTTGCGAGGACTCTTCTGCCATCAGCCTGGACTGCTGGAGGCGGCTGCAGGAGCAGAGCCGGCCCAAGCCGCCGCCCGGCCTCAGGAGGACGGTTGCCGCCCTGCCCGCCAACGCAGTGGTCATCCACCGCTCCAGACACAGCCACGGGGCGCCCTGGGAGCAGCCTGAGCCCCGGAAAGCTGCCCCAGAAACGTGTGCCACGGCCGCcaagaggaagagcaggaaagGCCAGAAAAGCCTGCGGGTCCTGCACAGCCTTCAGCTCCCACGGGGGCCCCGCCTCTGA
- the LOC129405863 gene encoding ubiquitin carboxyl-terminal hydrolase 17-like protein 6, whose product MAHAESRSSKNAEVCSATALQSPAPTSQVGLAPPGQGQGRAGAKALPPQGKMGRAVGAGLRNVGNSCYVNAALQCLTYTPALASWAASGLHGGAHGQRPCCRSCGVRAHIGRARRHPGEVLAPCPSLLAGFHRERQEDAHEFLMFTLDAMQQGCPQDGGREPADIPGIFGGRWRSQVQCLRCLAVSDTFEPYLDVALDVGAAPSVAQALRELVRPERLEGEDAYLCGTCGQKTPATKTLTLHAASRVLMLVLKRFCQGGDAKLAGHVSYPECLDVGGCTSERQEGPLAYVLYAVLVHTGWSSHGGHYLCYVRAGDGQWYQMDDARVSACDASRVLSQQAYVLFYAQKAEWERVGGDWGWAGPEGPGCGASAMPRERPGRPARDREPSVSGHLEPCEDSSAISLDCWRRLQEQSRPKPPPGLRRMVAALPANAVVIHRSRHSHGAPWEQPEPRKAAPETCATAAKRKSRKGQKSLRVLHSLQLPRGPRL is encoded by the coding sequence ATGGCACACGCCGAATCCCGGAGCAGCAAGAACGCTGAAGTCTGCAGCGCCACGGCCCTACAGTCACCAGCCCCGACGTCCCAGGTGGGTCTGGCTCccccgggccagggccagggccgggctggcgcCAAGGCTCTCCCTCCCCAGGGGAAGATGGGGCGTGCCGTGGGAGCCGGGCTGCGGAACGTCGGGAACAGCTGCTACGTGAACGCCGCCCTGCAGTGTCTGACCTACACCCCGGCCCTGGCCAGCTGGGCAGCGTCCGGGCTTCATGGCGGCGCCCACGGCCAGCGGCCCTGCTGCAGGTCGTGCGGCGTGCGGGCGCACATCGGCCGGGCCCGGcgccaccccggggaggtccTCGCGCCGTGCCCCTCGCTGCTGGCCGGATTCCACAGGGAGCGGCAGGAAGACGCGCACGAGTTCCTCATGTTCACGCTGGACGCCATGCAGCAAGGCTGCCCGCAGGACGGCGGGCGGGAGCCGGCCGACATCCCGGGCATCTTTGGAGGCCGCTGGCGGTCCCAGGTGCAGTGTCTGCGCTGCCTGGCCGTCTCCGACACCTTTGAACCTTACCTGGACGTGGCGCTGGACGTGGGAGCGGCGCCGAGCGTGGCCCAAGCCCTGCGAGAGCTGGTGAGGCCCGAGAGACTGGAGGGGGAGGACGCCTACCTGTGCGGCACCTGCGGCCAGAAGACGCCCGCCACCAAGACGCTGACCCTGCACGCGGCCTCGCGGGTCCTGATGCTGGTGCTGAAGAGGTTCTGCCAGGGCGGCGACGCCAAGCTGGCTGGGCACGTGAGCTACCCCGAGTGCCTGGACGTGGGCGGCTGCACGTCGGAGCGCCAGGAGGGGCCTCTCGCGTACGTGCTCTACGCCGTCCTGGTGCACACGGGCTGGAGCTCTCACGGTGGCCACTACCTGTGCTACGTCAGAGCGGGGGACGGCCAGTGGTACCAGATGGACGACGCCAGGGTCAGCGCCTGCGACGCGTCCCGCGTCCTCAGCCAGCAGGCCTACGTCCTCTTCTACGCGCAGAAGGCCGAGTGGGAGAGAGTCGGCGGCGACTGGGGCTGGGCCGGCCCGGAGGGGCCAGGCTGCGGGGCCTCGGCGATGCCCAGGGAGCGGCCGGGCCGTCCTGCCAGGGACCGCGAGCCCTCGGTGTCTGGCCACCTCGAGCCTTGCGAGGACTCTTCTGCCATCAGCCTGGACTGCTGGAGGCGGCTGCAGGAGCAGAGCCGGCCCAAGCCGCCGCCCGGCCTCAGGAGGATGGTTGCCGCCCTGCCCGCCAACGCAGTGGTCATCCACCGCTCCAGACACAGCCACGGGGCGCCCTGGGAGCAGCCTGAGCCCCGGAAAGCTGCCCCAGAAACGTGTGCCACGGCCGCcaagaggaagagcaggaaagGCCAGAAAAGCCTGCGGGTCCTGCACAGCCTTCAGCTCCCACGGGGGCCCCGCCTCTGA
- the LOC129405864 gene encoding ubiquitin carboxyl-terminal hydrolase 17-like protein 6 yields the protein MAHAESWSSKNAEVCSATALQSPGPTSQVGLAPPGQGQGRAGAKALPPQGKMGRAVGAGLRNVGNSCYVNAALQCLTYTPALASWAASGLHGGAHGQRPCCRSCGVRAHIGRARRHPGEVLAPCPSLLAGFHRERQEDAHEFLMFTLDAMQQGCPQDGGREPADIPGIFGGRWRSQVQCLRCLAVSDTFEPYLDVALDVGAAPSVAQALRELVRPERLEGEDAYLCGTCGQKTPATKTLTLHAASRVLMLVLKRFCQGGDAKLAGHVSYPECLDVGGCTSERQEGPLAYVLYAVLVHTGWSSHGGHYLCYVRAGDGQWYQMDDARVSACDASRVLSQQAYVLFYAQKAEWERVGGDWGWAGPEGPGCGASAMPRERPGRPARDREPSVSGHLEPCEDSSAISLDCWRRLQEQSRPKPPPGLRRTVAALPANAVVIHRSRHSHGAPWEQPEPRKAAPETCATAAKRKSRKGQKSLRVLHSLQLPRGPRL from the coding sequence ATGGCACACGCCGAATCCTGGAGCAGCAAGAACGCTGAAGTCTGCAGCGCCACGGCCCTACAGTCGCCGGGCCCGACGTCCCAGGTGGGTCTGGCTCccccgggccagggccagggccgggctggcgcCAAGGCTCTCCCTCCCCAGGGGAAGATGGGGCGTGCCGTGGGAGCCGGGCTGCGGAACGTCGGGAACAGCTGCTACGTGAACGCCGCCCTGCAGTGTCTGACCTACACCCCGGCCCTGGCCAGCTGGGCAGCGTCCGGGCTTCATGGCGGCGCCCACGGCCAGCGGCCCTGCTGCAGGTCGTGCGGCGTGCGGGCGCACATCGGCCGGGCCCGGcgccaccccggggaggtccTCGCGCCGTGCCCCTCGCTGCTGGCCGGATTCCACAGGGAGCGGCAGGAAGACGCGCACGAGTTCCTCATGTTCACGCTGGACGCCATGCAGCAAGGCTGCCCGCAGGACGGCGGGCGGGAGCCGGCCGACATCCCGGGCATCTTTGGAGGCCGCTGGCGGTCCCAGGTGCAGTGTCTGCGCTGCCTGGCCGTCTCCGACACCTTTGAACCTTACCTGGACGTGGCGCTGGACGTGGGAGCGGCGCCGAGCGTGGCCCAAGCCCTGCGAGAGCTGGTGAGGCCCGAGAGACTGGAGGGGGAGGACGCCTACCTGTGCGGCACCTGCGGCCAGAAGACGCCCGCCACCAAGACGCTGACCCTGCACGCGGCCTCGCGGGTCCTGATGCTGGTGCTGAAGAGGTTCTGCCAGGGCGGCGACGCCAAGCTGGCTGGGCACGTGAGCTACCCCGAGTGCCTGGACGTGGGCGGCTGCACGTCGGAGCGCCAGGAGGGGCCTCTCGCGTACGTGCTCTACGCCGTCCTGGTGCACACGGGCTGGAGCTCTCACGGTGGCCACTACCTGTGCTACGTCAGAGCGGGGGACGGCCAGTGGTACCAGATGGACGACGCCAGGGTCAGCGCCTGCGACGCGTCCCGCGTCCTCAGCCAGCAGGCCTACGTCCTCTTCTACGCGCAGAAGGCCGAGTGGGAGAGAGTCGGCGGCGACTGGGGCTGGGCCGGCCCGGAGGGGCCAGGCTGCGGGGCCTCGGCGATGCCCAGGGAGCGGCCGGGCCGTCCTGCCAGGGACCGCGAGCCCTCGGTGTCTGGCCACCTCGAGCCTTGCGAGGACTCTTCTGCCATCAGCCTGGACTGCTGGAGGCGGCTGCAGGAGCAGAGCCGGCCCAAGCCGCCGCCCGGCCTCAGGAGGACGGTTGCCGCCCTGCCCGCCAACGCAGTGGTCATCCACCGCTCCAGACACAGCCACGGGGCGCCCTGGGAGCAGCCTGAGCCCCGGAAAGCTGCCCCAGAAACGTGTGCCACGGCCGCcaagaggaagagcaggaaagGCCAGAAAAGCCTGCGGGTCCTGCACAGCCTTCAGCTCCCACGGGGGCCCCGCCTCTGA